In Proteus vulgaris, one DNA window encodes the following:
- a CDS encoding DUF413 domain-containing protein, producing the protein MAESFITTNRFFDNKHYPRGFSRHGDFTIKESQILERHGQAFNELDLGKREPTTETEKLFVAMCRGEREAATVEEKIWKKYTSRISRPKRFHTLSGGKPQLDPSDDYTDSDD; encoded by the coding sequence ATGGCAGAAAGTTTTATCACGACTAATCGTTTTTTTGACAATAAACATTATCCGCGTGGTTTTTCTCGTCATGGCGATTTCACTATCAAGGAATCCCAGATATTGGAACGTCATGGTCAAGCCTTTAATGAACTTGATTTAGGTAAACGAGAACCTACAACTGAAACGGAAAAATTATTTGTTGCCATGTGTCGTGGCGAACGAGAAGCAGCAACGGTTGAAGAAAAAATTTGGAAGAAATATACCAGTCGTATAAGTCGTCCAAAACGTTTTCATACATTATCGGGTGGAAAGCCACAGCTCGATCCATCTGATGACTATACCGACTCTGATGATTAA
- the ilvL gene encoding ilv operon leader peptide produces MNTIVLVISLIIVSVVVIINPPCGAALGRRKAN; encoded by the coding sequence ATGAATACTATCGTCCTAGTGATTAGCCTAATTATTGTCAGCGTGGTGGTGATTATTAACCCACCGTGCGGGGCTGCACTAGGACGAAGAAAGGCTAACTAA
- the ilvM gene encoding acetolactate synthase 2 small subunit, producing the protein MNQHNITIEARFCPEILERILRVIRHRGFHICSMNMNITESNNINLSLTVSSQRPLELLCSQLTKLADVAGIQVSHQQKEKLRFMNALSAM; encoded by the coding sequence ATGAACCAACACAATATCACAATTGAAGCCCGTTTTTGTCCAGAGATCTTAGAACGTATCCTGAGAGTTATCCGCCATCGTGGTTTTCATATATGCTCAATGAACATGAATATCACGGAAAGTAATAATATCAATTTAAGCCTGACTGTAAGCAGCCAGCGACCATTAGAACTTTTATGCAGCCAGTTAACAAAATTAGCTGATGTTGCAGGTATTCAAGTATCACATCAACAAAAAGAAAAATTACGGTTCATGAATGCACTCAGTGCCATGTAA
- a CDS encoding DUF1488 domain-containing protein yields the protein MNQSIQFPDRETWLAESNSVLFPVMINGMLFNCQITEQELIERFGVGDGILLFKQNRWDIEEEFEELITEYELSTLHPIYSLSMAD from the coding sequence ATGAACCAGTCTATTCAATTTCCAGATCGCGAAACATGGCTAGCTGAGAGTAATAGTGTTCTGTTTCCTGTTATGATCAATGGAATGCTTTTTAATTGTCAAATCACCGAGCAAGAGCTTATTGAGCGTTTTGGTGTTGGAGACGGAATTTTATTATTTAAACAAAATCGTTGGGATATTGAAGAAGAATTTGAAGAGCTGATCACCGAATATGAGTTATCAACTCTTCATCCTATTTATTCTTTATCAATGGCTGATTGA
- the def gene encoding peptide deformylase: MAVLHVLHYPDERLRTIAKPVEKVDAEIQRIIDDMFETMYLEEGIGLAATQVDIHQRIIVIDISETRDQRLVLINPELLDAEGDTGIEEGCLSIPEQRAFIPRAEHVKVKALDYNGQPFELEADDLLAICIQHEMDHLVGKLFVDYLSPLKRQRIRQKVEKLDKLDKKRAKAGQ; the protein is encoded by the coding sequence ATGGCAGTGTTACACGTATTACATTATCCAGACGAGCGCCTTCGCACGATTGCAAAGCCAGTCGAAAAAGTTGATGCCGAAATTCAAAGAATCATAGATGATATGTTTGAAACGATGTATTTAGAAGAAGGTATTGGCTTAGCTGCGACACAAGTGGATATCCACCAGCGCATTATCGTCATTGATATCTCTGAAACAAGAGATCAAAGACTGGTATTAATAAACCCTGAACTTCTTGATGCCGAAGGCGATACCGGTATAGAAGAAGGCTGTTTATCTATCCCAGAACAACGCGCTTTTATTCCTCGTGCTGAGCACGTAAAAGTAAAAGCCCTTGATTACAATGGCCAGCCCTTTGAGTTAGAAGCTGATGACTTATTAGCTATCTGCATTCAACATGAAATGGATCATTTAGTTGGTAAACTATTTGTAGATTATTTATCTCCATTAAAACGCCAACGTATCCGTCAAAAAGTTGAGAAACTCGATAAGCTAGATAAAAAAAGAGCTAAAGCAGGACAGTAA
- a CDS encoding gamma carbonic anhydrase family protein, producing MGKSAIRNYLNLSPSIGKDVFIDETATVIGDVRINKDVSIWPMVVIRGDVNYISIGERSNIQDGSVLHVTHISHNDPEGFPLIIGDNVTVGHKVMLHGCTIGNRVLVGMGSILLDGAIIEDDVMIGAGSLVPPGKRLESGFLYLGSPVKKIRPLSSEEIEHFIYSANNYVGWKNNYLDTYQSAIDKE from the coding sequence ATGGGGAAATCAGCAATTCGGAACTACTTAAACCTTTCACCTTCTATTGGTAAAGATGTTTTTATCGATGAGACCGCAACAGTTATTGGCGATGTACGCATTAATAAAGATGTCAGTATCTGGCCGATGGTGGTTATTCGAGGGGATGTGAATTACATAAGTATTGGTGAAAGATCAAATATCCAAGATGGTTCCGTTCTTCATGTCACTCATATTTCTCACAATGATCCTGAAGGTTTTCCTCTTATTATTGGTGACAATGTTACTGTTGGACATAAAGTAATGTTACACGGATGCACAATAGGTAATCGAGTGTTAGTTGGGATGGGATCTATTTTACTCGATGGTGCAATTATTGAAGATGATGTCATGATTGGTGCTGGTAGTTTAGTTCCACCAGGAAAACGGCTTGAGAGTGGTTTTCTTTACTTAGGAAGCCCAGTTAAAAAGATCCGTCCACTCTCATCAGAAGAGATAGAGCACTTTATCTATTCTGCTAATAATTATGTCGGGTGGAAAAATAATTATTTAGATACTTATCAATCAGCCATTGATAAAGAATAA
- the ilvG gene encoding acetolactate synthase 2 catalytic subunit, translating into MNGAQWLVQALRKQQVETVFGYPGGAIMPVYDALYDGGIEHILCRHEQGAAIAAIGFARSTGTTGVCIATSGPGATNVITGLADALLDSVPVVAITGQVASDLIGTDAFQEIDVLGLSLACTKHSFLVSSVDELPRVLSEAFSIASQGRPGPVLIDIPKDVQLADASHLSSYELPEEQEFPYPTQELAQAKQMLAQAQKPILYVGGGVAMSNAVDELREFVKQTEIPVVSTLKGLGCADASDDNYLGMLGMHGTKAANYAVQRSDLLIAVGARFDDRVTGRLNTFAPNAKVIHIDIDHAELNKLKQAHVALLGDAKVLLPVLSQSLSIASWQQEVQELKTEHAWRYDHPGSAIYAPLLLKQLSDAKPKNTVVTTDVGQHQMWSAQHMTFDAPENFITSSGLGTMGFGIPAAVGAQIARPDACVICVSGDGSFMMNVQELGTIKRKQLPIKLVLLDNQRLGMVRQWQELFFEQRYSETILTDNPDFVALAKAFDIPGQRITEKAQVADAITCLLESDGPYLLQVSIDDAENVWPLVPPGASNDEMMEKSK; encoded by the coding sequence ATGAATGGAGCACAGTGGTTAGTACAGGCATTACGAAAACAGCAAGTTGAAACCGTCTTTGGTTATCCTGGTGGTGCGATTATGCCTGTTTATGACGCACTCTATGATGGCGGTATTGAACATATTTTATGTCGTCATGAACAAGGTGCTGCCATTGCTGCTATCGGTTTCGCCCGTTCTACTGGTACAACAGGTGTTTGTATTGCGACATCAGGCCCAGGCGCTACTAATGTTATCACTGGACTTGCTGATGCATTGTTAGACTCTGTGCCTGTTGTTGCTATTACAGGGCAAGTTGCCTCTGATTTAATTGGGACTGATGCATTTCAAGAGATTGATGTTTTAGGTCTTTCGTTGGCATGTACTAAACACAGTTTTTTAGTCTCATCTGTGGATGAATTACCAAGAGTATTATCAGAGGCATTCTCTATAGCCTCTCAAGGGCGTCCTGGCCCTGTTTTAATTGATATCCCGAAAGATGTTCAATTAGCTGATGCTTCCCATTTATCAAGTTATGAATTACCTGAGGAACAAGAATTTCCTTATCCAACACAAGAGCTAGCACAAGCTAAACAGATGTTAGCACAGGCACAAAAACCTATTTTGTATGTAGGTGGAGGTGTTGCCATGAGCAATGCCGTGGATGAATTAAGAGAGTTTGTGAAACAAACCGAAATACCTGTTGTTTCCACTTTAAAAGGGTTGGGCTGTGCTGATGCGTCAGATGATAATTATTTAGGCATGTTAGGCATGCATGGCACTAAAGCGGCAAATTATGCAGTTCAGCGTAGTGATTTATTAATTGCTGTTGGTGCGCGTTTTGATGATCGCGTCACGGGGCGATTAAATACTTTTGCGCCTAATGCCAAGGTTATCCATATCGATATCGATCATGCAGAATTAAATAAATTAAAACAGGCGCATGTTGCGTTATTGGGGGATGCTAAGGTGTTGTTGCCTGTATTGTCTCAGTCATTATCTATCGCATCTTGGCAACAAGAAGTACAAGAATTAAAAACAGAACATGCTTGGCGTTATGATCATCCGGGCTCTGCAATTTATGCCCCTTTGTTATTAAAACAATTATCAGATGCCAAACCTAAAAATACCGTTGTGACAACAGATGTAGGCCAGCATCAAATGTGGTCGGCGCAACATATGACATTTGATGCACCTGAAAATTTTATTACTTCAAGTGGTTTAGGCACCATGGGATTTGGTATCCCTGCGGCAGTAGGCGCTCAAATTGCTAGACCTGATGCATGTGTTATCTGCGTATCAGGCGACGGCTCTTTTATGATGAATGTGCAGGAACTGGGCACAATCAAACGTAAACAATTACCAATCAAACTGGTGTTATTAGATAACCAACGTCTTGGTATGGTTCGCCAATGGCAAGAATTATTTTTTGAACAACGTTATAGCGAAACAATTTTAACGGATAATCCAGATTTCGTTGCCTTGGCAAAAGCATTTGATATTCCGGGGCAACGTATCACAGAAAAAGCACAGGTTGCTGATGCTATTACATGTTTATTAGAGAGCGATGGCCCTTATTTACTACAGGTATCTATCGATGACGCTGAAAATGTCTGGCCTTTAGTTCCGCCGGGCGCAAGTAATGATGAGATGATGGAGAAATCAAAATGA
- the tsaC gene encoding L-threonylcarbamoyladenylate synthase type 1 TsaC: MNNEASPVNNTIIEALQNNKVIAYPTEAVFGVGCDPDSERAVMDLLALKQRSIEKGLILIADNYEQLKPYIDDSALTHIQRDRMFASWPGPVTWVIPAKSTTPKWLTGKFSSLAVRVTDHAIVKELCLTYGKPLVSTSANLSGLPPCRTVEEVREQFQDIIPIVEGDVGGRQNPSEIRDALTGELYRQG, from the coding sequence ATGAATAACGAAGCATCACCTGTAAACAACACTATTATAGAAGCACTACAAAATAATAAAGTTATCGCATATCCAACAGAAGCTGTATTCGGGGTTGGCTGTGATCCTGATAGTGAACGCGCTGTTATGGACTTATTAGCATTAAAACAACGTTCAATTGAAAAAGGATTAATTTTAATTGCTGATAATTATGAGCAACTAAAACCTTACATTGATGATAGTGCATTAACACATATTCAACGAGATAGGATGTTTGCCTCTTGGCCTGGGCCGGTTACATGGGTCATTCCCGCCAAGTCGACGACACCAAAGTGGTTAACTGGAAAATTTTCTTCTTTGGCGGTGAGAGTAACTGACCATGCGATTGTCAAAGAGCTATGTTTAACTTATGGAAAACCTTTAGTTTCGACTAGCGCTAATTTAAGTGGGTTGCCACCATGTCGTACGGTTGAAGAAGTAAGAGAACAATTTCAGGATATCATTCCTATTGTTGAAGGAGATGTTGGCGGTAGACAAAATCCTTCTGAAATTCGAGATGCATTAACGGGTGAACTATATCGACAAGGGTGA
- the hdfR gene encoding HTH-type transcriptional regulator HdfR, whose product MDTELLKTFLEVSKTRHFGRAAESLYLTQSAVSFRIRQLETQLGTNLFTRHRNNIRLTVAGERLIPYAESLMNTWLLAKKEISHASQHSELSIGATASLWEAYLTSWLQESYLERKELRIESRVSTRQSLVKQLHARELDLLFTTEAPKMDELESKIIGDITFQLMKIKSNKTEEIAQFIKIEWSADFQSFIPNGIVPKIDPILTTNSATIAYQLMKTTHAVAFLPTHWRDLYSDLMPASTDIVQKPLFAVWLNSSDQQALIQQLLKQPINQQ is encoded by the coding sequence GTGGATACCGAATTACTGAAAACCTTTTTGGAAGTCAGTAAGACTAGACACTTTGGCCGAGCCGCTGAATCTCTTTATTTAACGCAATCTGCGGTTAGTTTTAGAATACGGCAATTAGAAACACAATTAGGCACAAATCTGTTTACCCGCCACCGCAATAATATCCGCCTCACTGTTGCTGGTGAAAGGCTTATTCCTTATGCTGAATCGTTAATGAATACTTGGCTTTTAGCTAAAAAAGAAATTAGCCATGCATCTCAACATTCTGAGTTATCAATTGGCGCCACAGCATCACTCTGGGAAGCTTATCTAACATCTTGGTTACAGGAATCTTATCTAGAAAGAAAAGAGCTCAGAATCGAATCTAGAGTCTCTACGAGGCAATCTCTTGTAAAACAACTTCATGCAAGAGAACTTGATCTTCTTTTTACAACTGAAGCACCCAAGATGGATGAATTAGAAAGCAAAATTATTGGCGATATTACTTTTCAGTTGATGAAAATAAAATCAAATAAAACAGAAGAAATAGCACAATTTATCAAAATAGAGTGGAGTGCAGATTTTCAGTCCTTTATTCCAAATGGAATAGTGCCAAAAATTGATCCTATTTTAACCACTAATTCAGCAACTATTGCCTATCAATTAATGAAAACAACACATGCGGTTGCTTTTCTTCCCACACATTGGCGTGATCTTTATTCTGATCTTATGCCAGCCTCAACAGATATTGTTCAAAAGCCTTTATTTGCTGTTTGGCTAAATAGCAGTGATCAACAAGCATTAATACAACAGCTATTAAAACAGCCTATAAACCAACAATAA
- the fmt gene encoding methionyl-tRNA formyltransferase, translating into MSDSLRIIFAGTPDFAARHLAALLSTQHRVVGVMTPPDKPAGRGKKLTISPVKELALTHDIPVYQPASLKPEENHKWIVEQQADIMIVVAYGMILPKAVLEIPRLGCLNVHGSLLPKWRGAAPIQRSLWAGDKETGITIMQMDVGLDTGDMLYKASCPITNEDTSASLYEKLAELGPKALTTTLDLITTGKIKAEKQDDSLANYAQKLSKEEAKIDWSLSAEQIERCIRAFNPWPMSFFMLDEQPVKVWKAHVIADDTNQPVGTLLKADKTGIYIATGNGILNITELQPSGKKPMASADLLNSKRDWFTPGKIIQ; encoded by the coding sequence GTGTCTGATTCATTACGTATTATTTTTGCGGGAACACCCGATTTTGCGGCTCGACATTTAGCTGCATTGTTATCAACCCAACATCGTGTGGTGGGAGTTATGACTCCTCCAGATAAACCCGCAGGAAGAGGTAAGAAACTGACTATTAGCCCAGTTAAAGAATTGGCGTTAACTCATGATATTCCTGTTTATCAACCTGCTTCTTTAAAACCAGAAGAGAACCATAAATGGATTGTAGAACAACAAGCTGACATTATGATTGTTGTGGCTTATGGGATGATCTTACCTAAAGCTGTTCTTGAAATCCCTCGTTTAGGTTGTCTAAATGTACATGGTTCTCTCCTTCCTAAATGGCGAGGTGCCGCACCGATTCAACGCTCTTTATGGGCGGGTGATAAAGAAACAGGTATCACAATTATGCAGATGGATGTTGGCTTAGATACAGGTGATATGCTGTATAAAGCATCATGCCCAATTACAAATGAAGACACCAGTGCGTCACTTTATGAAAAACTAGCAGAACTCGGCCCTAAAGCTCTAACGACTACACTAGATCTGATTACAACCGGTAAAATAAAAGCCGAAAAACAAGATGATAGTTTAGCGAATTACGCACAAAAATTATCTAAAGAAGAAGCAAAAATTGATTGGTCATTATCGGCTGAACAAATAGAGCGCTGTATAAGAGCCTTCAATCCATGGCCAATGAGCTTCTTCATGTTAGATGAACAGCCGGTAAAAGTATGGAAAGCACACGTTATTGCAGATGATACAAATCAACCTGTAGGAACTTTATTAAAAGCAGATAAAACAGGTATTTATATTGCGACAGGTAACGGCATTCTAAATATCACTGAATTACAGCCTTCGGGTAAAAAGCCTATGGCTTCTGCTGATTTACTAAACTCCAAGCGAGATTGGTTCACTCCTGGGAAAATCATTCAATAA
- the aroE gene encoding shikimate dehydrogenase — protein sequence MEKYLVMGNPVEHSQSPFIHQFFSKQTGIEYGYGRLLVPLNEFDKTASQFFANGGRGANVTVPFKEDAFRFVDKLTDRAKGCGAVNSIVKLDDGTLLGDNTDGQGLILDLARLDFIVPGKVGSVLVIGAGGATRGILLPLLDYDCDITLTNRTFAKAEQLVKEFGQFGTIRAIAPENVADRHYDLIINASASSMINDLPPIPNDVYSFETACYDLYYQVGMTSFLYNALKHGSTRLSDGLGMLVGQAAYAFELWYEYVPDINPVLTVLREKLNQ from the coding sequence ATGGAAAAATATTTAGTGATGGGAAATCCTGTCGAACATAGCCAATCACCTTTCATTCACCAGTTTTTTTCAAAACAAACTGGAATAGAGTATGGCTATGGACGTTTACTTGTTCCTTTGAATGAATTTGATAAAACAGCGTCTCAGTTTTTTGCTAATGGGGGACGAGGTGCTAATGTTACCGTCCCTTTTAAAGAAGATGCTTTTCGTTTTGTTGATAAATTGACAGATAGAGCAAAGGGATGTGGTGCGGTTAACTCTATTGTTAAACTGGATGATGGTACTCTTCTTGGTGATAATACCGATGGACAAGGGCTTATTTTGGATTTAGCCAGACTTGATTTTATTGTACCTGGTAAAGTTGGATCTGTTTTGGTGATTGGCGCTGGTGGTGCAACAAGAGGAATATTGCTTCCATTACTTGATTATGATTGTGATATTACCTTGACCAATCGTACATTCGCCAAAGCTGAGCAACTGGTAAAAGAATTTGGTCAATTTGGTACAATTCGGGCGATAGCCCCCGAAAATGTTGCTGATAGACATTATGATTTAATCATAAATGCATCTGCGTCTAGTATGATTAATGATTTACCACCTATTCCTAATGATGTGTATAGTTTTGAAACAGCTTGCTACGATCTTTATTATCAAGTAGGAATGACATCATTTTTATACAACGCATTAAAACATGGAAGTACACGTTTATCTGATGGATTAGGTATGCTTGTAGGGCAAGCGGCCTATGCATTTGAACTATGGTATGAGTATGTACCAGATATTAATCCTGTTTTAACTGTATTAAGAGAAAAATTGAATCAATGA
- a CDS encoding YifB family Mg chelatase-like AAA ATPase, with translation MALAIIYTRASLGISAPLITIEAHISQGLPGLTLVGLPETVVKEAKDRVRSALINSGYIYPAKRITINLSPADLPKEGARYDLPIALAILIASEQLTSNKLECYEFIGELALSGKLQRVNAIIPSVLSASKDHRICIVSIEHQTEVSLLPNRSTLLASHLLEICHHLENNTPLIEAEEFIINDAIENQDNKDMSDIIGQNNAKRAAEITAAGNHNILFLGPPGTGKTMLAQRISTLLPPLTPKEALDVLVISSLRGITFNERKWPLRPFRAPHHTSSAVALTGGGTLPKPGEITLAHHGILFLDELPEFERRVLDALREPLDAREITISRAKAKISYPANVLLIGALNPSPTGHYQGNHNRAPIKQILRYLSKVSGPFLDRFDLSVEMPLLPQGALIHPSFETENSMTIRARVLKARERQFLRCGKVNTYLTGKEIECYCSLNTSDATFLEDTLNKLGLSIRAWHKILRVSRTIADLADEEKIQRNHLIEALSFRAMDRLMIYLQKQLDG, from the coding sequence ATGGCATTGGCAATAATATATACTCGAGCTTCTTTAGGAATTTCAGCACCACTTATTACGATTGAAGCACATATTAGTCAAGGATTACCCGGATTAACATTAGTGGGCTTGCCTGAGACAGTCGTTAAAGAAGCAAAAGACAGAGTAAGAAGCGCATTAATTAATAGTGGATATATTTATCCAGCAAAAAGAATAACAATTAACCTTTCGCCTGCCGATTTACCCAAAGAAGGAGCGCGTTATGATCTACCTATTGCACTTGCAATATTAATTGCATCAGAGCAATTAACCTCAAATAAATTAGAATGTTATGAGTTTATTGGAGAGCTTGCACTTTCAGGTAAACTTCAACGAGTAAACGCTATTATTCCTTCCGTACTTAGCGCTTCAAAAGATCATCGAATATGTATTGTATCAATAGAACATCAAACTGAAGTTTCATTATTACCAAATAGATCTACTTTATTAGCCTCTCATCTTTTAGAAATTTGTCATCATCTAGAAAATAATACGCCATTAATTGAAGCGGAAGAATTTATTATTAATGACGCAATTGAAAATCAAGATAATAAAGATATGAGCGATATAATTGGTCAAAATAATGCAAAAAGAGCCGCAGAAATTACAGCAGCAGGAAATCACAACATTTTATTTCTTGGCCCGCCTGGGACTGGGAAAACAATGTTAGCACAAAGAATAAGTACGCTTCTCCCTCCTTTAACCCCCAAAGAAGCACTTGATGTCTTGGTCATTAGTAGTTTAAGAGGAATTACATTTAATGAACGAAAATGGCCTTTAAGACCTTTTAGAGCTCCACATCATACTTCATCTGCGGTTGCTCTAACGGGAGGTGGAACACTTCCTAAACCGGGAGAAATTACCTTAGCACATCATGGGATCTTGTTTTTAGATGAATTGCCAGAGTTTGAACGCCGTGTACTGGACGCATTACGTGAGCCACTCGATGCGAGAGAGATTACTATTTCACGAGCCAAAGCCAAAATAAGCTATCCAGCGAATGTTTTACTGATAGGTGCATTAAATCCAAGCCCAACAGGACACTATCAAGGTAATCATAATCGAGCACCGATAAAACAGATATTACGCTATTTAAGCAAGGTTTCTGGGCCTTTTTTAGATAGATTTGATTTATCTGTCGAGATGCCCCTTCTTCCTCAAGGCGCACTGATTCATCCTTCATTTGAGACAGAAAATAGCATGACAATTAGAGCCAGAGTTTTAAAAGCAAGAGAACGACAATTTTTACGGTGCGGAAAAGTGAATACTTACCTAACAGGGAAAGAAATTGAATGCTATTGCTCATTAAATACCAGTGATGCCACTTTTCTCGAAGATACACTCAATAAATTAGGATTATCTATACGAGCATGGCATAAAATCTTAAGAGTATCGAGAACAATTGCAGATCTTGCTGATGAAGAGAAAATACAGAGAAATCATTTAATTGAAGCATTAAGCTTTCGCGCAATGGATAGATTAATGATCTATTTACAAAAGCAATTAGATGGATAA
- the dprA gene encoding DNA-processing protein DprA → MDAREIWIRLNAVSRLPINKAIQIAKYLQSVTQLNDRQLKSCGLSEQQCHQFLRLHADAVNNTLKWLDKNESSLLTITDSDYPPLLKQISSPPLLLFVAGNRKHLISTQIALIGSRNATAYGNKWATYFAQELVKKEFTITSGLAQGIDGIGHRSALKNNGVTIAVLGSGLEHIYPSFHRTLATQIKESGLLISEHLPMTPPLARHFPQRNRIISGLSATLLIIEAGIKSGSLITANYALQQGKELFVLPGLLGDIHFEGNHQLIKQGANLASSPDDILEYLNSSLQWLTNDYEPSQESITEKFIQIPDNKKKDLQREPLTPNQQQSIDMILPFLRFNEIVPIDIIAHDSGLSTSELAPLLLELELIEKVVIVAGGYTRLE, encoded by the coding sequence ATGGATGCCAGAGAAATATGGATAAGACTTAATGCTGTTTCAAGATTACCGATTAATAAAGCAATTCAAATTGCAAAGTATTTACAATCAGTCACACAACTAAATGATAGACAATTGAAAAGTTGTGGCTTGTCAGAACAGCAATGTCATCAATTTTTAAGACTTCATGCAGATGCTGTCAACAATACATTAAAGTGGTTAGATAAAAATGAATCATCATTATTAACTATTACAGATTCAGATTACCCGCCTCTATTAAAGCAAATATCATCACCGCCACTTTTGCTTTTTGTTGCAGGAAATCGAAAACATTTAATAAGCACACAAATTGCATTAATAGGTAGTAGAAATGCAACAGCATACGGCAATAAATGGGCAACTTACTTCGCACAAGAATTAGTAAAGAAAGAATTCACTATTACGAGTGGGTTAGCTCAAGGTATTGATGGAATAGGGCATCGAAGTGCACTAAAGAATAATGGTGTCACTATTGCTGTACTTGGAAGTGGTTTAGAACATATTTATCCCTCATTCCATCGTACCCTTGCAACACAAATAAAAGAGTCTGGCCTTCTAATTTCTGAACATTTACCAATGACTCCGCCTTTAGCTCGTCATTTTCCTCAACGTAATCGAATTATTAGTGGGTTAAGTGCTACATTACTCATTATTGAAGCAGGGATTAAAAGTGGTTCTTTGATTACTGCCAACTATGCATTGCAACAAGGCAAGGAATTATTTGTTTTACCTGGATTATTAGGGGATATTCATTTTGAAGGAAATCATCAACTTATTAAGCAAGGTGCAAATTTAGCATCTTCACCAGATGATATTTTAGAATATTTAAATAGTTCATTGCAGTGGCTTACTAATGATTATGAACCTTCACAAGAGTCGATAACCGAAAAGTTTATACAGATCCCTGATAATAAAAAAAAGGATCTTCAAAGAGAGCCATTGACACCAAATCAACAACAATCAATTGATATGATATTACCTTTTCTACGTTTTAATGAAATAGTGCCCATTGATATTATTGCTCATGATAGTGGATTATCAACATCTGAATTAGCTCCTCTTTTATTAGAACTTGAGCTTATAGAAAAAGTCGTTATTGTGGCTGGTGGCTATACTCGATTGGAATAA
- a CDS encoding DNA topoisomerase family protein: protein MAKNMPFTQQPKQEKCPECGSELVMKNGGHGPFLGCSAYPECHYIKTLKPQGDGQIIKVLEGQPCQCCGADLVLRQGKFGMFIGCSNYPECEHIEQIDKPDETIIPCPQCKKGKLLQRKSRFGKIFYACNQYPECQFVLNNKPVNGECEYCHYLLLMEKRSSQGVRLVCASKLCGKPQTKREEHE, encoded by the coding sequence ATGGCAAAAAATATGCCGTTTACACAGCAACCTAAACAGGAAAAATGCCCTGAGTGTGGTAGTGAATTGGTCATGAAAAATGGTGGTCATGGCCCTTTTCTAGGATGTTCTGCTTATCCTGAATGCCATTATATAAAAACATTAAAACCGCAAGGTGATGGCCAAATTATAAAAGTGCTAGAAGGGCAACCTTGCCAATGTTGTGGCGCTGATTTAGTGTTGCGTCAGGGTAAATTTGGAATGTTTATTGGTTGCAGTAATTATCCAGAATGTGAACACATAGAGCAAATTGATAAACCAGATGAAACTATCATTCCTTGCCCTCAATGTAAAAAAGGAAAACTGTTACAACGTAAGTCTCGGTTTGGTAAGATATTTTATGCTTGTAACCAATACCCAGAATGTCAATTTGTGTTAAATAATAAACCTGTTAATGGTGAGTGTGAGTATTGCCATTATCTATTATTGATGGAAAAAAGGTCTTCTCAGGGAGTAAGATTAGTGTGCGCCAGCAAATTATGTGGGAAGCCGCAAACAAAAAGAGAAGAACATGAATAA